In Oryza brachyantha chromosome 1, ObraRS2, whole genome shotgun sequence, the following are encoded in one genomic region:
- the LOC102716275 gene encoding probable beta-D-xylosidase 2 has product MASSSPRRLGFLPTLVCAIAVSVCCVAGGGRERGPITSNGGNYTKVCDPARFAAAGLDMAGFPYCDASLPYADRVRDLIGRMTLEEKVSNLGDRAAGAARVGLPGYLWWGEALHGVSDVGPGGTWFGDVVPGATSFPLVINAGAAFNETLWRAIGGVVSTEVRAMYNLGHAELTYWSPNINVVRDPRWGRASETPGEDPFVVGRYAVSFVRGMQDIDSAAPTAAAAAGDPFSRPIKVSSCCKHYAAYDVDAWNGTDRLTFDARVQERDMVETFERPFQMCIRDGDASCVMCSYNRINGIPACADTRLLTETVRRDWQLHGYIVSDCDSVRVMVRDAKWLGYNGVEATAASMKAGLDLDCGMFWEGVHDFFTTYGVDAVRQGKLKESSVDNALSNLYLTLMRLGFFDGIPELESLGAGDVCTEAHMELAADAARQGMVLLKNDGALLPLSPEKVNSVALVGLLEHINATDVMLGDYRGKPCRVVTPYDGVRKVANSVVLHACDKGASCDTAAAAAAVKTVDATIVVAGLNMSVERESNDREDLLLPWNQASWIKAVAEASPSPIVLVVMSAGGVDVSFAQDNPKIGAIVWAGYPGEEGGTAIADVLFGKYNPGGRLPLTWYKNEYVSKIPMTSMALRPDAEHGYPGRTYKFYGGADVLYPFGHGLSYTNFTYASGTAAAAPVTLKVGAWEYCKQLTYKAGVTSPACPAVNVASHGCQEEVSFTVTVANTGGRDGAHVVTVYTVPPAEVDDAPLKQLVAFTRVQVPAGAAVEVPFALNVCKAFAIVEKTAYTVVPSGVSRVLVGDDALSLSFPVQIDLATS; this is encoded by the exons atggcgtcgtcgtcccctCGCCGGCTCGGGTTCTTGCCCACCCTCGTGTGTGCCATTGCCGTGTCGGTGTGTTGTGTTGCCGGCGGTGGACGGGAGCGCGGGCCGATCACCAGCAATGGCGGGAACTACACCAAGGTGTGCGACCCGGCGAGgttcgcggcggcggggctcgACATGGCGGGCTTCCCGTACTGCGACGCGTCGCTGCCGTACGCGGACCGGGTGCGGGACCTCATCGGGCGGATGACGCTGGAGGAGAAGGTGAGCAACctcggcgaccgggcggcgggggcggcgcgggTCGGGCTGCCCGGGTACCTGTGGTGGGGGGAGGCGCTGCACGGCGTGTCGGACGTCGGCCCCGGCGGGACGTGGTTCGGCGACGTGGTGCCTGGGGCCACCAGCTTCCCGCTCGTCATCAACGCCGGCGCGGCGTTCAACGAGACGCTGTGGCGCGCCATCGGCGGCGTGGTGTCGACGGAGGTCAGGGCCATGTACAACCTGGGGCACGCCGAGCTCACGTACTGGAGCCCCAACATCAACGTCGTGCGCGACCCGCGGTGGGGCCGCGCCAGCGAGACCCCCGGCGAGGACCCCTTCGTCGTCGGCCGGTACGCCGTCAGCTTCGTCCGCGGGATGCAGGACATCGACAGCGCCGCCccaaccgccgctgccgccgccggcgacccgtTCTCCAGGCCCATCAAGGTCTCCAGCTGCTGCAAGCACTACGCCGCGTACGACGTCGACGCGTGGAACGGCACCGACCGCCTGACGTTCGACGCGCGCGTCCAGGAGCGCGACATGGTCGAGACGTTCGAGCGGCCGTTCCAGATGTGcatccgcgacggcgacgccagcTGCGTCATGTGCTCCTACAACCGCATCAATGGCATCCCAGCCTGCGCCGACACGCGCCTCCTGACGGAGACCGTCCGCCGCGACTGGCAGCTCCACGGCTACATCGTCTCCGACTGCGACTCCGTCCGCGTCATGGTCCGCGACGCCAAGTGGCTCGGCTACAACGGCGTggaggccaccgccgcctccatgaAGGCCGGGCTGGACCTCGACTGCGGCATGTTCTGGGAGGGCGTCCACGACTTCTTCACCACCTACGGCGTCGACGCCGTGCGGCAGGGGAAGCTGAAGGAGTCGTCGGTGGACAACGCCCTGAGCAACCTCTACCTGACGCTCATGAGGCTCGGCTTCTTCGACGGCATCCCGGAGCTGGAGTCcctcggcgcgggcgacgtCTGCACCGAGGCGCACAtggagctcgccgccgacgccgccaggCAGGGCATGGTGCTCCTCAAGAACGACGGCGCGTTGCTCCCATTGTCGCCGGAGAAGGTTAACTCGGTGGCACTGGTCGGGCTGCTGGAACACATCAATGCCACCGACGTCATGCTTGGAGACTACCgag GTAAACCTTGCAGGGTGGTGACGCCGTACGACGGCGTACGGAAGGTTGCAAATTCCGTGGTGCTCCATGCGTGTGACAAGGGGGCGTCGtgcgacacggcggcggcggcggcggcggtgaagacgGTGGACGCgaccatcgtcgtcgccggcctcaACATGAGCGTGGAGAGGGAGAGCAACGACCGGGAAGACCTCCTCCTGCCGTGGAACCAGGCCAGCTGGATCAAGGCCGTCGCCGAGGCGTCGCCGAGCCCGATCGTCCTCGTCGTCAtgtccgccggcggcgtcgacgtctCCTTCGCCCAGGACAACCCCAAGATCGGCGCCATCGTTTGGGCCGGATACCCCGGCGAGGAAGGCGGCACGGCCATCGCCGACGTGCTCTTCGGCAAATACAACCCAG GAGGAAGGCTGCCGCTGACGTGGTACAAGAACGAGTACGTGAGCAAGATCCCGATGACGTCCATGGCTCTGCGGCCCGACGCCGAGCACGGCTACCCGGGCCGGACCTACAAGTTctacggcggcgccgacgtgcTCTACCCGTTCGGCCACGGCCTCAGCTACACCAACTTCACCTACGCGtccggcaccgccgccgccgctccggtgaCGCTCAAGGTCGGCGCCTGGGAGTACTGCAAGCAGCTCACCTACAAGGCCGGGGTGACCTCGCCGGCGTGCCCGGCCGTCAACGTCGCCAGCCACGGGTGCCAGGAGGAGGTGAGCTTCACCGTCACGGTGGCCAACACGGGCGGCCGGGACGGCGCCCACGTCGTGACGGTGTACACCGTGCCGCCGGCCGAGGTGGACGACGCGCCGCTGAAGCAGTTGGTGGCGTTCACGAGGGTGCAGGTGCCggcgggcgccgccgtcgaggtgcCGTTCGCGCTCAACGTCTGCAAGGCGTTCGCCATCGTCGAGAAGACGGCGTACACCGTCGTGCCGTCGGGGGTCAGCAGGGTCCTTGTCGGAGACGACGCGCTGTCGCTGTCCTTCCCGGTTCAGATCGACCTGGCAACATCATAG